One Brassica oleracea var. oleracea cultivar TO1000 chromosome C7, BOL, whole genome shotgun sequence genomic window carries:
- the LOC106305158 gene encoding zinc finger A20 and AN1 domain-containing stress-associated protein 10, which produces MIHANETEALPCAGGCGLFGTRRNNNLCSLCYKKSVLEQLATLKLESKPEPSTVPTRSPTVAVQEPVRKQRCETCHRKLGVTGFSCRCGHMFCGPHRYPEEHSCPFDYKQSGRLALAKQLPLTRADKLHTPSVSN; this is translated from the coding sequence ATGATTCATGCCAACGAAACAGAAGCATTACCGTGCGCTGGAGGTTGTGGACTCTTCGGGACACGAAGGAACAATAATCTATGCTCCCTTTGCTACAAAAAGAGTGTCCTTGAACAGTTGGCCACTCTCAAACTTGAGTCCAAGCCCGAGCCATCAACAGTTCCCACAAGAAGTCCAACAGTTGCCGTACAAGAACCGGTTAGAAAACAGAGATGCGAAACGTGTCATAGGAAATTAGGGGTGACAGGATTCAGCTGCAGATGCGGACACATGTTTTGTGGGCCACATCGGTATCCCGAGGAGCATTCTTGTCCTTTTGATTACAAACAATCTGGACGCCTCGCATTGGCCAAGCAGTTGCCTTTGACTAGAGCTGATAAGTTGCATACTCCCTCCGTTTCGAATTAG
- the LOC106304726 gene encoding transcription factor bHLH118 has protein sequence MADFQEKKRKRRKEVRVVSNEENLEKIMHREVEKQRRQEMASLYASLRSLLPLEFIQGKRSTSDQLNEAVNYINYLQRNIKDMSSKRDELMLLSGQSFESRNKQSRNDNSNHVVIRPCLVGVEIVFSVLQTPLSSVLHVLSEHGLYVLSCFSSNVNGRLIHTLQAEVDDLALVDFADLNVYLLRLP, from the exons ATGGCCGATTTTCAGGAGAAGAAGAGAAAGCGTCGTAAAGAGGTGAGAGTAGTTAGTAATGAAGAAAACTTGGAGAAGATAATGCACAGAGAAGTTGAGAAACAAAGGAGACAAGAAATGGCTTCTCTTTACGCGTCTCTTCGCTCTCTTCTCCCTCTTGAGTTCATCCAG GGAAAGCGTTCTACCTCAGATCAGTTGAACGAGGCGGTGAATTACATAAATTATCTTCAGAGGAACATCAAGGACATGAGTTCCAAGAGAGATGAGCTCATGTTATTGTCTGGACAAAGCTTTGAGAGTAGAAATAAACAAAGTAGGAATGATAATTCGAATCATGTCGTGATTCGTCCGTGTTTGGTCGGCGTAGAAATCGTTTTCAGCGTTCTACAAACGCCGTTGTCAAGCGTGCTGCATGTGCTTTCTGAACATGGTCTCTATGTTCTTAGCTGCTTCTCCTCCAATGTGAATGGCAGACTCATTCACACTTTACAGGCTGAG GTCGACGATCTGGCTTTAGTGGACTTTGCAGACCTTAATGTATACTTACTACGCTTACCCTAA
- the LOC106301392 gene encoding receptor-like serine/threonine-protein kinase At4g25390 translates to MPSRAISAPAPVASPPLSHQAHHDKTTRTFPPLTVAGAGACFSLFITLSVCFCKSSRKRPPPPPGAPSSSSHPPREFSYSTLRRATASFSPANRLGQGGFGAVFRGTLSSGENVAVKVMDSGSLQGEAEFQNELFFAAKLDSPHVVPVIGFSHDRKRRRLLLVYRLMDNGNLQDALLHRRCPELMDWSKRFSVAVNVAEGIEHLHGLERPVIHGDIKPSNVLLDKLFSAKIADFGLARVKPEHVEIAVAPESNGGGGGGGVEEELESVITTATGYEDFNFGPVKQSPPVTGSSPEMGVAPLESPETVVSASPEMGEDVVLKKGKDWWWKQESNAERGKVKEYVMQWIGSEVKKERPSSVDWIESVARTASSSSSSKKLEKKSSKRLEWWLSLEEESENKEKKKRRMVREWWKDEYRRELANKKKKKKKTLESEFCSDDGSSSVRRRSNSKGSSIDWWLDGLRARGNSHDSVSGEIAKSCGISSTPSMRGTVCYAAPEYCNLDNNNVSEKCDVYSYGVLLLVLVSGRRPLEMTGSASEIQRANLMSWARKLARRGKLVDLVDRKLQNLDQEQAVLCIKVALQCLQRLPVSRPSMKQVLGMLKREVSLP, encoded by the coding sequence ATGCCGTCACGAGCAATCTCGGCACCGGCTCCGGTAGCCTCACCGCCGTTAAGCCACCAGGCCCACCACGACAAGACAACTCGAACCTTTCCGCCGTTAACGGTTGCTGGAGCCGGCGCCTGTTTCTCTCTCTTCATCACACTCTCCGTCTGCTTCTGCAAGTCCAGCCGGAAACGTCCACCACCTCCGCCCGGAGCCCCCTCCTCCTCCTCCCACCCGCCGCGCGAGTTCTCTTACTCGACTCTCCGCCGCGCCACCGCGTCTTTCTCCCCGGCGAACCGGCTCGGTCAAGGCGGCTTCGGCGCCGTCTTCAGAGGAACCCTCTCCTCCGGCGAGAATGTGGCCGTCAAGGTGATGGATTCAGGATCTCTCCAGGGAGAAGCCGAGTTCCAGAACGAGCTCTTCTTCGCCGCCAAGCTTGACTCGCCTCACGTGGTCCCCGTCATCGGCTTCTCGCACGATAGAAAACGACGACGTTTGCTTCTCGTTTACCGGCTTATGGATAATGGAAACTTACAAGACGCGCTGCTTCATAGGAGATGCCCTGAGCTTATGGATTGGAGTAAGAGATTCTCGGTTGCGGTTAACGTCGCCGAAGGTATCGAGCATCTTCACGGCCTCGAACGGCCTGTGATTCACGGAGACATAAAGCCTAGCAATGTCCTGTTGGATAAGCTCTTCTCAGCTAAAATCGCTGACTTCGGTTTAGCTAGAGTTAAGCCTGAGCACGTGGAGATCGCTGTAGCACCGGAGAGTAACGGTGGCGGCGGAGGAGGAGGGGTGGAGGAAGAGTTAGAGAGTGTGATCACTACCGCGACTGGTTACGAAGATTTCAACTTCGGGCCGGTGAAACAGTCGCCGCCAGTTACTGGTTCTTCGCCGGAGATGGGAGTAGCGCCTTTGGAGTCGCCGGAGACGGTTGTCTCCGCTTCTCCGGAGATGGGGGAGGATGTGGTGTTAAAGAAGGGGAAAGATTGGTGGTGGAAGCAAGAGAGCAATGCGGAGAGAGGGAAAGTGAAGGAGTATGTGATGCAGTGGATTGGCTCGGAGGTGAAGAAGGAGAGACCGAGCAGCGTTGATTGGATTGAGTCCGTGGCGAGGACAGCTTCTTCTTCTTCGTCGAGTAAGAAGCTTGAGAAGAAGAGTAGCAAGAGACTAGAGTGGTGGCTTTCGCTGGAGGAAGAGAGTGAGAATAAGGAGAAGAAGAAGCGGAGGATGGTTAGAGAGTGGTGGAAAGATGAGTACCGAAGAGAACTCGCTAATAAAAAAAAGAAGAAGAAGAAAACGTTAGAATCTGAGTTCTGTAGTGATGATGGGAGTAGTAGCGTGAGGCGTCGTAGTAACAGTAAAGGCAGCAGCATAGATTGGTGGTTAGATGGGTTAAGAGCACGGGGTAATAGCCATGACTCGGTGAGTGGGGAGATAGCGAAGAGCTGCGGGATAAGTAGCACGCCGAGCATGAGAGGAACCGTGTGCTATGCAGCGCCTGAGTACTGTAACTTAGACAACAACAACGTGTCTGAGAAATGTGATGTCTATAGCTACGGTGTACTGTTGTTGGTTCTGGTTTCGGGGAGGCGTCCGCTTGAGATGACGGGGTCTGCGAGTGAGATCCAACGGGCGAATCTCATGTCTTGGGCGAGGAAGCTGGCGAGAAGAGGGAAGCTTGTTGATCTTGTGGACCGAAAGTTGCAAAATTTGGACCAGGAACAAGCAGTGTTGTGCATAAAAGTGGCCTTGCAGTGTCTGCAAAGATTGCCGGTTTCAAGACCGTCGATGAAACAGGTTTTGGGGATGCTCAAACGAGAAGTGAGTCTTCCGTAA
- the LOC106305400 gene encoding transcription factor bHLH126-like isoform X1: protein MDPYQNSNPRGNQEHMPFGSAGDGGSGGSDIPQGTVDNKQKKKLLHRDIERQRRQEMATLFASLRDHLPLQYIKGKRAVSEHVGGAVNFIKDTETRIKELSARRDELIRETCYTSNPDLARTASELGNSVPASVMVQPCVSGFEVAVSSDSSGPQALPLSRVLEALQELGLEVISSLTTRVNERLIHTIRVEVNSFGCLNLAWLQQKLVEELIPSTGNI, encoded by the exons ATGGATCCTTATCAGAATTCTAATCCGAGAGGGAACCAGGAACATATGCCATTTGGCTCAGCCGGCGACGGTGGCAGTGGTGGCTCCGATATCCCCCAAGGAACAGTTGACAATAAGCAGAAGAAGAAGCTTCTCCACCGCGACATCGAACGCCAGAGAAGACAAGAAATGGCTACACTTTTTGCTTCTCTTCGTGATCACCTACCTCTTCAATACATCAAG GGGAAGAGAGCTGTTTCGGAACATGTAGGCGGAGCGGTTAATTTTATTAAGGACACGGAAACAAGGATTAAAGAACTCAGTGCAAGAAGAGACGAGCTAATTAGAGAAACATGTTATACATCGAATCCGGATCTAGCAAGAACTGCATCCGAGTTAGGCAACTCGGTTCCGGCGAGTGTGATGGTGCAACCATGCGTGAGCGGTTTCGAAGTGGCGGTGAGCAGCGACTCGTCAGGTCCACAAGCTTTGCCACTCTCAAGAGTGCTTGAGGCACTTCAGGAGCTAGGGCTTGAAGTCATCAGCTCTCTCACAACAAGAGTTAATGAGAGGCTCATACACACTATTAGAGTCGAG GTTAATAGTTTTGGATGCTTGAACTTAGCTTGGTTGCAGCAGAAGCTAGTTGAGGAGTTGATACCTTCGACGGG AAATATCTAA
- the LOC106303388 gene encoding uncharacterized protein LOC106303388 — MSHEIIAKTITAIKEWEAAQQKKPPPSTSLCRPPLICDCPDSTVLFYTDDAWKSDTKNAGLAWIFTDLATQEINRNSATQDSVSSALMAEALAIRGALLHATSLHYTNIWIRSDSKCLSKQPTREDNR; from the exons ATGTCACAT GAGATCATCGCTAAGACAATCACAGCTATCAAGGAATGGGAAGCAGCTCAGCAGAAGAAACCACCGCCAAGTACATCTCTATGTCGCCCTCCTCTGATTTGCGACTGCCCCGACTCGACTGTCCTCTTCTACACCGACGATGCGTGGAAATCAGACACAAAGAACGCCGGACTTGCGTGGATCTTCACTGATCTAGCGACCCAGGAGATCAATCGGAACTCGGCGACACAAGACTCTGTCTCCTCCGCACTGATGGCAGAAGCCCTAGCTATACGAGGTGCTCTCTTACATGCAACCTCCCTCCACTACACCAATATCTGGATCCGTTCAGACTCCAAGTGCTTATCCAAGCAACCAACTCGAGAAGACAATCGGTAG
- the LOC106303389 gene encoding gibberellin 20 oxidase 1-like, with translation MNEILYDLNACLLYKDSKDPWIPYCRARVTYSSTKDLSKMVSCVTTSPQEEDTPKLGLGNIQRPPIFNPSMLNLQATIPNQFIWPDDEKPCTEAPELDVPLIDLQNFLSASSSPSATLEASRLISEACSKHGFFLVVNHGISEELISDAHECMARFFDMPPSEKQKVQRKPGESCGYASSFTGRFSTKLPWKETLSFRFCDDKNSPKTVQDYFCDALGHELEPLGKVYQEYCEAMSSLSLKIMELLGLSLGVSRDYFREFFEENDSIMRLKYYPPCQKPDLTLGTGPHCDPTSLTILHQDNVNGLQVFVENQWRSISPNPKAFVVNIGDTFMALSNNRYMSCLHRAVVNSQSERKSLAFFLCPNKDRVVKPPRELLDSNAPRRYPDFTWSMLLEFTQKHYRADMNTLQAFSDWLIPRCPSNK, from the exons ATGAATGAAA TATTATACGACTTAAATGCTTGCTTATTATATAAAGACTCCAAGGACCCTTGGATCCCGTATTGCCGAGCAAGAGTCACTTACTCATCAACGAAAGATTTATCAAAAATGGTGAGCTGCGTAACAACATCTCCACAGGAAGAAGACACACCAAAACTAGGCCTTGGTAACATTCAGAGACCACCAATCTTCAACCCTTCAATGCTTAACCTCCAAGCCACTATCCCAAACCAATTCATTTGGCCTGACGATGAAAAACCTTGCACCGAAGCTCCCGAGCTTGACGTTCCCCTCATCGATCTCCAAAACTTTCTCTCTGCTTCCTCTTCTCCCTCCGCCACTTTAGAAGCCTCTAGGCTCATCTCCGAGGCATGTAGCAAGCACGGCTTCTTCCTAGTGGTCAATCACGGCATCAGCGAAGAGCTTATATCAGATGCTCATGAATGCATGGCCCGCTTCTTCGATATGCCTCCCTCCGAGAAACAAAAGGTTCAGAGAAAACCCGGCGAGAGTTGTGGCTACGCAAGCAGTTTCACCGGCCGCTTCTCCACCAAGCTTCCATGGAAGGAAACCCTTTCTTTCCGGTTCTGCGACGACAAGAACAGCCCAAAAACTGTTCAAGATTACTTCTGCGATGCGTTGGGACATGAGCTTGAGCCACTTGG GAAGGTGTATCAAGAGTACTGTGAGGCAATGAGTTCCTTGTCACTGAAGATCATGGAGCTTCTAGGGCTAAGTTTAGGCGTATCTCGAGACTACTTTAGAGAGTTTTTCGAAGAAAATGATTCGATTATGAGACTGAAGTACTACCCTCCATGTCAAAAACCAGATCTTACATTAGGAACAGGACCTCATTGTGATCCAACTTCTCTCACCATCCTTCACCAAGACAATGTTAATGGTCTTCAAGTCTTTGTCGAAAATCAATGGCGCTCCATTAGTCCCAACCCCAAGGCCTTTGTGGTCAATATAGGCGACACTTTCATG GCTCTATCGAACAATAGATACATGAGCTGCTTGCACCGGGCGGTGGTGAACAGCCAGAGCGAGAGGAAATCACTTGCCTTCTTCTTGTGTCCGAATAAAGACAGAGTAGTGAAGCCACCAAGAGAGCTTTTGGACAGCAACGCACCAAGGAGATACCCTGACTTCACTTGGTCTATGTTGCTTGAGTTCACCCAGAAACACTATAGAGCAGACATGAACACTCTCCAGGCCTTCTCAGATTGGCTTATACCAAGATGCCCATCAAATAAATAA
- the LOC106305400 gene encoding transcription factor bHLH126-like isoform X2 gives MDPYQNSNPRGNQEHMPFGSAGDGGSGGSDIPQGTVDNKQKKKLLHRDIERQRRQEMATLFASLRDHLPLQYIKGKRAVSEHVGGAVNFIKDTETRIKELSARRDELIRETCYTSNPDLARTASELGNSVPASVMVQPCVSGFEVAVSSDSSGPQALPLSRVLEALQELGLEVISSLTTRVNERLIHTIRVEVNSFGCLNLAWLQQKLVEELIPSTGY, from the exons ATGGATCCTTATCAGAATTCTAATCCGAGAGGGAACCAGGAACATATGCCATTTGGCTCAGCCGGCGACGGTGGCAGTGGTGGCTCCGATATCCCCCAAGGAACAGTTGACAATAAGCAGAAGAAGAAGCTTCTCCACCGCGACATCGAACGCCAGAGAAGACAAGAAATGGCTACACTTTTTGCTTCTCTTCGTGATCACCTACCTCTTCAATACATCAAG GGGAAGAGAGCTGTTTCGGAACATGTAGGCGGAGCGGTTAATTTTATTAAGGACACGGAAACAAGGATTAAAGAACTCAGTGCAAGAAGAGACGAGCTAATTAGAGAAACATGTTATACATCGAATCCGGATCTAGCAAGAACTGCATCCGAGTTAGGCAACTCGGTTCCGGCGAGTGTGATGGTGCAACCATGCGTGAGCGGTTTCGAAGTGGCGGTGAGCAGCGACTCGTCAGGTCCACAAGCTTTGCCACTCTCAAGAGTGCTTGAGGCACTTCAGGAGCTAGGGCTTGAAGTCATCAGCTCTCTCACAACAAGAGTTAATGAGAGGCTCATACACACTATTAGAGTCGAG GTTAATAGTTTTGGATGCTTGAACTTAGCTTGGTTGCAGCAGAAGCTAGTTGAGGAGTTGATACCTTCGACGGGGTACTAA